A DNA window from Candidatus Deferrimicrobiaceae bacterium contains the following coding sequences:
- the alr gene encoding alanine racemase, which translates to MARPTVAEIHLSALRQNCRTLQSLLPSGASLFGVVKANGYGHGAVPVAKTLFEAGATMLGVASVEEGIELREAAVSGPTLVLGDVDADLAAEAHAIGLSGTLFRPDQIALFARVGEAAGRPFPVHLKVDTGMGRLGFFPEEIGSVIERIRTERWIAVEGFMTHLASADGFDAADLDFTRLQLVRFEAAASAVRAAFGAKVLVHALNSAGLVAFREFAFDMARPGIALYGSLPAPGLGDDLGLKPVMRLVSRIVSLKKLPANHPVSYGRLYSRPEPREIAVVPIGYADGYPRCLTNRGWMGVGGQRAPVAGRVCMDMTMIDVTGIPGVRVGSEVVIMGEGGPTADALATLAGTIPYELLTQVGRRIPRRPVA; encoded by the coding sequence TTGGCCAGACCCACCGTCGCGGAGATCCACCTGTCCGCGCTTCGCCAAAACTGCCGCACGCTGCAGTCGCTGCTGCCTTCGGGGGCGTCGCTCTTCGGCGTCGTCAAGGCCAACGGCTACGGCCACGGCGCGGTGCCGGTGGCCAAGACGCTGTTCGAGGCGGGCGCGACGATGCTCGGCGTCGCCTCGGTCGAAGAGGGGATCGAGCTGCGCGAGGCGGCCGTCTCCGGCCCCACGCTCGTGCTGGGCGACGTCGACGCCGATCTGGCGGCCGAGGCGCATGCGATCGGCCTGTCGGGCACGCTGTTCCGGCCCGACCAGATCGCGCTGTTCGCCCGCGTCGGCGAGGCCGCGGGGCGCCCGTTCCCCGTTCACCTCAAGGTCGACACGGGGATGGGGCGGCTCGGCTTCTTCCCCGAGGAGATCGGGTCGGTCATCGAACGGATCCGTACGGAGCGCTGGATCGCGGTCGAGGGATTCATGACGCACCTGGCGTCGGCCGACGGCTTCGACGCCGCCGACCTCGATTTCACCCGGTTGCAGCTTGTCCGGTTCGAGGCCGCCGCGAGTGCGGTGCGCGCGGCGTTCGGCGCGAAAGTCCTGGTCCACGCCCTCAACAGCGCCGGGCTCGTGGCGTTCCGCGAATTCGCCTTCGACATGGCGCGCCCCGGCATCGCGCTCTACGGCAGCCTTCCGGCGCCCGGGTTGGGAGACGACCTCGGGCTGAAGCCGGTCATGCGCCTGGTCAGCCGCATCGTCTCGCTGAAGAAGCTTCCCGCGAACCATCCCGTGAGCTACGGACGGCTCTATTCCCGGCCCGAGCCGCGAGAGATCGCCGTGGTGCCCATCGGCTACGCCGACGGCTACCCCCGCTGCCTGACCAACCGGGGCTGGATGGGTGTCGGCGGCCAACGCGCGCCTGTGGCGGGCCGCGTCTGCATGGACATGACGATGATCGACGTCACCGGCATCCCGGGCGTCCGGGTCGGCAGCGAAGTCGTGATCATGGGCGAAGGTGGGCCGACGGCCGACGCGCTGGCGACGCTGGCGGGCACGATTCCCTACGAGCTGCTCACCCAGGTGGGCCGCAGAATTCCGAGGCGCCCCGTTGCCTGA
- a CDS encoding ABC transporter permease: MPESPRRNGFAALGEALGGRIYNLLQDLGNMAVLGFQALGWLFRPPSEIANIVKQMEEIGVKSVPVVAVTATFTGMVLALQSYTGFQRFQATSFVGTVVALSITRELGPVFAGLMVSGRVGASIAAELGTMKVTEQIDALVTLATNPVKYLVVPRIIAATLVMPLLVVFADLVGIAGGYFVSVNLLGSNPYVYINKTFQYLEMKDILTGLLKASVFGGLIALISCYHGFIAEGGAEGVGRATTRAVVTSSMVVLISDYLMTSFMF; encoded by the coding sequence TTGCCTGAATCCCCCCGAAGGAACGGTTTCGCGGCGCTGGGCGAGGCGCTCGGCGGCCGCATCTACAATTTGCTCCAGGACCTGGGAAACATGGCCGTCCTGGGATTCCAGGCGCTCGGCTGGCTCTTCAGGCCGCCCTCCGAGATCGCCAACATCGTCAAGCAGATGGAAGAGATCGGCGTCAAGTCGGTGCCGGTCGTGGCGGTCACCGCCACCTTCACCGGCATGGTGCTCGCGCTCCAGAGCTACACGGGATTCCAGCGCTTCCAGGCCACCAGCTTCGTCGGGACGGTCGTTGCTCTGTCGATCACGCGCGAGCTGGGGCCTGTCTTCGCGGGGCTCATGGTATCCGGGCGCGTCGGCGCCTCGATCGCGGCCGAGCTGGGCACGATGAAGGTCACCGAGCAGATCGACGCGCTCGTGACGCTGGCCACCAACCCGGTGAAATACCTCGTCGTCCCCCGGATCATCGCGGCGACGCTGGTGATGCCGCTGCTCGTCGTGTTCGCCGACCTGGTCGGCATCGCGGGCGGCTACTTCGTCTCCGTCAACCTGCTGGGCTCCAACCCCTACGTCTACATCAACAAGACGTTCCAGTACCTCGAGATGAAGGACATCCTGACCGGCCTGCTCAAGGCGTCGGTCTTCGGCGGCCTCATCGCGCTGATCTCCTGCTATCACGGTTTCATCGCCGAAGGCGGCGCCGAGGGGGTCGGACGCGCCACGACCCGCGCGGTCGTCACCTCCTCCATGGTGGTGCTGATCTCCGACTATCTCATGACGTCGTTCATGTTCTGA
- a CDS encoding ABC transporter ATP-binding protein, whose protein sequence is MIEIKGLCKRFGSKVVLDGTDLEIPKGKTTVVIGGSGTGKSVLLKCILGLLKPEAGTILIDGEDVAAMDERGLVRIRRKFGMLFQGAALFDSMTVGDNVAFALRRLRLYPEKQILNLVEEKLAMVGLRNVSQLMPAELSGGMKKRVGLARAIAAEPQILLYDEPTTGLDPIMADVINELIVALRESLGVTGIAITHDMASAYKIADRIAMLYKGKIISVGTPDEIRHSDSPVVSQFVEGRAKGPITAEHEDFVRFVRRQGEPNGREVN, encoded by the coding sequence ATGATCGAGATCAAGGGGCTGTGCAAGCGGTTCGGCAGCAAGGTCGTGCTCGACGGGACCGACCTCGAGATCCCGAAGGGCAAAACCACCGTCGTCATCGGCGGCAGCGGCACCGGCAAGTCCGTCTTGCTCAAGTGCATCCTGGGGCTGCTCAAGCCCGAGGCGGGCACGATCCTCATCGACGGCGAGGACGTCGCCGCGATGGACGAGCGCGGGCTGGTCCGCATCCGCCGGAAGTTCGGCATGCTGTTCCAGGGCGCCGCGCTCTTCGATTCGATGACCGTGGGCGACAACGTGGCGTTCGCGCTGCGGCGCCTCCGGCTCTATCCCGAAAAGCAGATCCTCAACCTCGTCGAGGAGAAGCTGGCGATGGTAGGGCTGCGCAACGTCTCGCAGTTGATGCCGGCCGAGCTTTCGGGCGGCATGAAGAAGCGGGTGGGGCTGGCGCGCGCGATCGCCGCCGAGCCCCAGATCCTGCTCTACGACGAGCCGACCACCGGGCTCGACCCGATCATGGCCGACGTCATCAACGAGCTGATCGTCGCGCTGCGCGAATCGCTCGGCGTCACCGGTATCGCCATCACGCACGACATGGCCTCCGCCTACAAGATCGCGGACCGGATCGCCATGCTGTATAAAGGGAAGATTATCTCGGTCGGCACGCCCGACGAGATCCGCCACAGCGACAGCCCCGTCGTCTCCCAGTTCGTCGAGGGACGCGCCAAGGGGCCGATCACGGCAGAGCACGAAGATTTCGTCAGGTTCGTCCGGCGACAGGGCGAGCCGAATGGGCGGGAGGTCAACTGA